In a single window of the Thermus amyloliquefaciens genome:
- a CDS encoding DNA-methyltransferase, translating to MSPNPLRTLDQEPPGVLGEGSSPFPTTHRLLVGDAREVLRTLPEASVHLVLTSPPYWTLKRYEDAPGQLGHVEDYEAFLDELDRVWQEVFRVLVPGGRLIVVVGDVAVARRRFGRHLVFPLHADIQVRCRRIGFDNLNPILWHKHTNAALEADRPGFFLGKPYEPGAIIKTEVEYILMQRKPGGYRRPTPEQRELSRIPKELFALWFRQIWDDIPGESTKAHPAPFPLELAERLVRMFSFVGDVVLDPFAGTGTTLVAAARHGRSSLGVELVPRYAELARKRFGREAKGHSLVVEGV from the coding sequence ATGAGCCCCAATCCTCTTCGCACCTTAGACCAGGAACCCCCGGGGGTGCTTGGCGAGGGCTCTTCCCCTTTCCCCACCACCCACCGCCTTCTGGTGGGGGATGCCCGGGAGGTGTTGCGGACCTTGCCCGAGGCCTCCGTGCACCTGGTCCTCACCTCGCCTCCCTACTGGACCCTGAAGCGTTACGAGGACGCCCCGGGGCAACTTGGGCACGTGGAGGACTACGAAGCCTTTCTGGACGAGTTGGACCGGGTTTGGCAGGAGGTCTTCCGGGTGCTGGTCCCCGGGGGGAGGCTCATCGTGGTGGTGGGGGATGTGGCCGTGGCCCGGAGGCGGTTCGGGCGCCACCTGGTTTTCCCCCTCCATGCCGATATCCAGGTGCGTTGCCGAAGGATTGGCTTTGACAACCTCAACCCCATCCTCTGGCACAAGCACACCAATGCGGCCCTCGAGGCCGACCGCCCCGGCTTCTTCCTGGGTAAGCCCTATGAGCCCGGGGCCATCATCAAGACCGAGGTGGAGTACATCTTGATGCAAAGGAAGCCCGGGGGCTACCGCAGGCCCACCCCTGAGCAGAGGGAACTAAGCCGCATTCCCAAGGAGCTCTTCGCTCTCTGGTTCCGGCAGATCTGGGACGACATCCCCGGGGAGAGCACCAAGGCCCATCCCGCCCCTTTCCCCTTGGAGCTGGCAGAAAGGCTGGTGCGCATGTTCAGCTTCGTGGGGGATGTGGTGCTGGATCCCTTTGCGGGCACCGGAACCACCCTTGTGGCCGCTGCCCGGCACGGGCGGAGTTCCCTTGGGGTGGAGCTGGTACCCCGGTATGCGGAGTTGGCGCGAAAGCGTTTTGGGCGGGAGGCGAAGGGCCACAGCCTGGTGGTGGAGGGGGTTTAG
- the lysN gene encoding 2-aminoadipate transaminase: MKALDWNTLFGERAGRIQASTIRELLKLTQRPGVISFAGGLPAPELFPKEEAALKAAEILREKGEVALQYGPTEGYLPLRAWVADWLGVRVEEVLITTGSQQALDLLGKVFLDEGSPLLLEAPSYMGAIQAFRAYGPRFLTVPAGEEGPDLDALEGVLKRERPRFLYLIPSFQNPSGGLMPLKARERLLETVMKEGLLVVEDDAYRELYFGESRLPSLFELAREAGYPGVIYLSSFSKILSPGLRVAFAVAHPEAILKLTQAKQGVDLHTPVLNQMLVHALVQEGFPERLLRIRATYRAKAAAMLEALDREMPKEVGYTRPKGGMFVWMTLPEGLSAEALFQEAIAQDVAFVPGGPFFAAGGGENTLRLSYATMSPEGIAEGVKRLAKALKGLLAPA, from the coding sequence GTGAAAGCCCTGGACTGGAATACCCTCTTTGGCGAGCGGGCAGGGCGCATCCAGGCCTCCACCATCCGCGAGCTCCTAAAGCTCACCCAGCGCCCTGGGGTGATCAGCTTTGCGGGGGGGCTTCCCGCCCCCGAGCTCTTCCCCAAGGAGGAGGCGGCCCTTAAGGCGGCGGAGATCCTAAGGGAAAAGGGCGAGGTGGCCCTGCAGTATGGGCCCACGGAGGGCTACCTCCCCTTGCGGGCCTGGGTAGCGGACTGGCTAGGGGTGAGGGTGGAGGAGGTCCTCATCACCACGGGAAGCCAGCAGGCCCTGGACCTCCTGGGCAAGGTCTTCCTGGACGAGGGAAGCCCCCTGCTCCTCGAGGCCCCCAGCTACATGGGGGCCATCCAGGCCTTCCGGGCCTACGGGCCCCGCTTCCTCACCGTGCCCGCGGGGGAGGAGGGGCCGGACCTGGACGCCCTGGAAGGGGTGCTGAAGCGGGAGCGCCCCCGCTTCCTCTACCTCATCCCCTCCTTCCAGAACCCCTCGGGGGGCCTGATGCCCCTGAAGGCCCGGGAGCGCCTCCTGGAGACGGTTATGAAGGAGGGCCTCCTGGTGGTGGAGGACGACGCCTACCGGGAGCTCTACTTCGGGGAAAGCCGCCTGCCAAGCCTCTTTGAGCTGGCCCGGGAGGCGGGCTACCCCGGGGTCATCTACCTTTCCAGCTTCTCCAAGATCCTCTCCCCTGGCCTGCGGGTGGCCTTCGCCGTGGCCCACCCCGAGGCCATCCTCAAGCTCACCCAGGCCAAGCAGGGGGTGGACCTGCACACCCCGGTCCTCAACCAGATGCTGGTCCACGCCCTGGTGCAGGAGGGCTTCCCCGAGCGCCTCCTAAGGATCCGGGCCACCTACCGGGCCAAGGCAGCGGCCATGCTGGAGGCCCTGGACCGGGAGATGCCCAAGGAGGTGGGCTACACCCGGCCCAAGGGGGGTATGTTCGTGTGGATGACCCTCCCCGAGGGGCTTTCCGCGGAGGCCCTCTTCCAAGAGGCCATCGCCCAGGACGTGGCCTTCGTGCCGGGCGGGCCCTTCTTCGCGGCTGGCGGCGGGGAGAACACCCTAAGGCTCTCCTACGCCACCATGAGCCCAGAGGGGATCGCCGAGGGGGTCAAACGCCTGGCCAAGGCCCTGAAGGGGCTACTGGCCCCGGCCTAG
- a CDS encoding deoxyguanosinetriphosphate triphosphohydrolase gives MLFPREKLLELEAERLAPYAQKARDTRGREHPEAESAYRTPYQKDRDRILHTTAFRRLEYKTQVFPNWAGDYYRTRLTHTLEVAQVSRSIARALGLNEDLTEAIALSHDLGHPPFGHTGEKILDGLMRDHGGFEHNAQALRILTQLEVRYPGFRGLNLTYEVLEGIATHEAAYAPGFKPEYPGRGTLEAQVVDLSDAIAYAAHDLDDGLRSGLLRPEELSEVPFIRELGREEGLDLLRFSEFSRRVLVRQLLGYLITAAIEATHQRVEAARVESAEAVRRHPERLAALTQEAEGAHRELKAFLLERFYRHPEVLRERRKAENVLEKLFRTYIRYPEILPKEVQARIPEEGLERAVCDYIAGMTDRYALEAYRKLFP, from the coding sequence ATGCTCTTCCCCCGGGAAAAGCTCCTGGAGCTGGAGGCGGAGAGGCTCGCCCCCTACGCGCAAAAGGCCCGGGACACCCGGGGGCGGGAGCATCCCGAGGCCGAGTCGGCCTACCGCACCCCTTACCAGAAGGACCGGGACCGCATCCTGCACACCACCGCCTTCCGCCGCCTGGAGTACAAGACCCAGGTCTTCCCCAACTGGGCGGGGGACTACTACCGCACCCGCCTCACCCACACCCTGGAGGTGGCCCAGGTGTCCCGCTCCATCGCCCGCGCCCTGGGCCTCAACGAGGACCTCACCGAGGCCATCGCCCTCTCCCACGACCTGGGCCACCCCCCCTTCGGCCACACGGGGGAGAAGATCCTGGATGGGCTCATGCGGGACCACGGAGGCTTTGAGCACAACGCCCAGGCCCTCAGGATCCTCACCCAACTGGAGGTGCGCTACCCCGGCTTCAGGGGCTTGAACCTCACCTACGAGGTCCTGGAGGGGATCGCCACCCACGAGGCCGCCTACGCCCCCGGGTTCAAGCCAGAGTACCCGGGGCGGGGCACCCTGGAAGCCCAGGTGGTGGACCTCTCGGACGCCATCGCCTACGCCGCCCACGACCTGGACGATGGCCTCCGAAGCGGCCTCCTCCGCCCCGAGGAGCTCAGCGAGGTGCCCTTCATACGGGAGCTGGGCCGGGAGGAGGGCCTGGACCTCCTGCGCTTCTCCGAGTTCTCCCGCCGGGTCCTGGTACGCCAGCTTCTGGGCTACCTCATCACCGCCGCCATAGAGGCCACCCACCAGCGGGTGGAGGCCGCCCGGGTGGAAAGCGCCGAGGCGGTGCGCCGCCACCCCGAGCGCCTGGCGGCCTTAACCCAGGAGGCGGAAGGGGCCCACCGGGAGCTCAAGGCCTTCCTCCTGGAGCGCTTCTACCGCCACCCGGAGGTCCTGAGGGAGCGGCGCAAAGCGGAAAACGTCCTGGAAAAACTCTTCCGCACCTACATCCGGTATCCGGAAATCCTGCCCAAGGAGGTGCAGGCCCGGATCCCCGAGGAGGGGCTGGAGCGGGCGGTGTGCGACTACATCGCCGGGATGACGGACCGGTACGCCCTCGAGGCCTACCGTAAGCTCTTCCCCTAA
- the fabF gene encoding beta-ketoacyl-ACP synthase II, giving the protein MRRVVVTGLGPLTPIGVGAEAYHKAQLAGKSGVRPITRFDASALPVRIAAEVDVNPEDYLDKKELRRLDRFVQYALIAAELALRDAGLEPGALNPERVGTLVGTGIGGMETWEAQSKVFLERGPNRISPFFIPMMIANMASAHIAMRYGFMGPSSTAVTACATGSDAIGSAFRMIQLGEADIVLAGGTEAAITPMAIGAFAVMRALSTRNEEPHKASRPFTLSRDGFVMGEGAGVLVLEEYEHAKRRGARIYAELVGFGRSADAHHITEPHPEGKGAALAMRRALLDAKVNPEAVGYINAHGTSTPVGDRAEVLAIKEVFGDHAKKLMVSSTKSMTGHLLGAAGGIEAIATVQALYHGVIPPTINLEDPDPELDLDFVPEPREAQVDYALSNSFAFGGQNAVLLFKRV; this is encoded by the coding sequence ATGCGACGCGTGGTGGTTACCGGCCTAGGACCCCTTACCCCCATCGGCGTGGGGGCGGAAGCTTACCATAAGGCCCAGCTGGCTGGAAAAAGCGGGGTCCGCCCCATCACCCGCTTTGACGCCTCGGCCCTGCCGGTGCGCATCGCCGCCGAGGTGGACGTAAACCCCGAGGACTACCTGGACAAAAAGGAGCTTAGGCGCCTGGACCGGTTCGTCCAGTACGCCCTGATCGCCGCCGAGCTGGCCCTTAGGGATGCGGGGCTGGAGCCCGGTGCCCTAAACCCCGAGCGGGTGGGCACCCTGGTGGGCACGGGGATTGGGGGCATGGAGACCTGGGAGGCCCAGAGCAAGGTCTTCCTGGAGCGGGGGCCAAACCGCATCAGCCCCTTCTTCATCCCCATGATGATCGCCAACATGGCCTCGGCCCACATCGCCATGCGCTACGGCTTCATGGGGCCAAGCTCCACCGCGGTCACCGCCTGCGCCACGGGATCGGACGCCATCGGCAGCGCCTTTCGCATGATCCAGCTGGGGGAGGCCGACATCGTCCTCGCCGGGGGCACGGAGGCCGCCATCACCCCCATGGCCATCGGGGCCTTCGCGGTGATGCGGGCCCTTTCCACCCGGAACGAGGAGCCCCATAAGGCCAGCCGGCCCTTCACCCTAAGCCGGGATGGGTTCGTGATGGGGGAAGGGGCCGGGGTCCTGGTCCTGGAGGAGTACGAGCACGCCAAGAGGCGGGGCGCCAGGATCTACGCCGAGCTGGTGGGCTTTGGCCGGAGCGCCGACGCCCACCACATCACCGAGCCCCACCCCGAGGGGAAAGGGGCCGCTTTGGCCATGCGCCGCGCCCTTTTGGACGCCAAGGTCAACCCCGAGGCGGTGGGCTACATCAACGCCCACGGCACCTCCACCCCCGTGGGGGACCGGGCGGAGGTCTTGGCCATCAAAGAAGTTTTCGGGGATCACGCCAAGAAGCTCATGGTCTCTAGCACCAAGAGCATGACCGGCCACCTCCTGGGGGCAGCGGGGGGCATTGAGGCCATCGCCACGGTGCAGGCCCTTTACCACGGGGTCATCCCGCCCACCATCAACCTCGAGGACCCGGACCCCGAGCTGGACCTGGACTTCGTGCCCGAGCCCAGGGAGGCCCAGGTGGACTACGCCCTCTCCAACTCCTTCGCCTTCGGCGGCCAGAACGCCGTCCTCCTCTTCAAGCGGGTTTAG
- the acpP gene encoding acyl carrier protein translates to MTEQEIFEKVRAVIADKLSVEPEKITLEARFIEDLGADSLDTVELIMGLEDEFGLEISDEEAEKIRTVKDAVAYIQAKLG, encoded by the coding sequence ATGACGGAGCAGGAAATCTTTGAAAAGGTCAGGGCGGTTATCGCGGACAAGCTCTCGGTGGAACCCGAGAAGATCACCCTCGAGGCCCGCTTCATCGAGGACCTGGGGGCGGACAGCCTGGACACCGTGGAGCTCATCATGGGCCTGGAGGACGAGTTCGGCCTGGAGATCTCCGACGAGGAGGCCGAGAAGATCCGCACCGTCAAGGACGCCGTGGCCTACATCCAGGCCAAGCTGGGCTAA
- the fabG gene encoding 3-oxoacyl-[acyl-carrier-protein] reductase codes for MRKALVTGASRGIGRAIALRLAKEGYALVIHYGQNREKAEEVAEEARRLGSPLVGVLGANLLEAEAATALVHGAAEILGGLDTLVNNAGITRDTLLIRMKDEDWEAVLEANLSAVFRTTREAVKLMMKARFGRIVNITSVVGLLGNPGQANYVASKAGLIGFTRAVAKEYAARGITVNAVAPGFIETEMTAKLPKEVQEAYLKNIPAGRFGRPEEVAEAVAFLVSEAAGYITGQTLCVDGGLTPH; via the coding sequence ATGCGTAAGGCACTGGTGACGGGGGCGAGCCGAGGCATCGGCCGGGCCATCGCCCTTAGGCTGGCCAAGGAGGGGTACGCCCTGGTGATCCACTACGGGCAGAACCGGGAGAAGGCGGAGGAGGTGGCCGAGGAGGCCAGGAGGCTGGGAAGCCCCTTGGTGGGGGTCCTGGGGGCCAACCTCCTGGAGGCCGAGGCGGCCACCGCCCTGGTCCACGGGGCGGCGGAGATCCTGGGGGGGCTGGACACCCTGGTCAATAACGCCGGCATCACCCGGGACACCCTCCTCATCCGCATGAAGGACGAGGACTGGGAGGCGGTGCTGGAGGCCAACCTCTCCGCCGTCTTCCGCACCACCCGGGAAGCGGTGAAGCTCATGATGAAGGCCCGCTTCGGGCGCATCGTGAACATCACCAGCGTGGTGGGCCTCCTGGGCAACCCGGGCCAGGCCAACTACGTGGCCTCCAAGGCCGGGCTCATCGGCTTCACCCGGGCGGTGGCCAAGGAGTACGCCGCCAGGGGGATCACGGTGAACGCCGTGGCCCCGGGGTTCATAGAAACCGAGATGACGGCTAAGCTCCCTAAGGAGGTCCAGGAGGCCTACCTGAAGAACATCCCCGCAGGCCGCTTCGGCCGCCCCGAGGAGGTGGCGGAGGCGGTGGCCTTTTTGGTTTCGGAGGCCGCCGGGTACATCACGGGCCAGACCCTGTGCGTGGACGGGGGGCTCACCCCCCATTGA
- the fabD gene encoding ACP S-malonyltransferase, whose product MYAALFPGQGSQRVGMGRALYEAFPAAKEVLDRAEATLPGLQGLMWEGPEEALTLTENQQPALLAVGYAAYRAFLEAGGREPFLAAGHSLGEWTAHVAAGTLELEDALRLVRLRGRYMQEAVPPGQGAMAAILKLPLEAIQEALTGLEGVEIANLNSPEQTVISGRKEAVEEAAERLKARRARVVFLPVSAPFHSSLMAPARERLARDLAQVRLRKPRFPVYANVTARPEEDPERIRDLLLQQITAPVRWVEILRDMEQRGVRRFLEFGSGEVLKGLVARTLKEAQAFSVGDPEGVRKALEVEDA is encoded by the coding sequence ATGTACGCCGCCCTTTTCCCGGGCCAAGGCTCCCAGCGGGTGGGCATGGGAAGGGCCCTCTATGAGGCCTTCCCCGCCGCCAAGGAGGTGCTGGACCGCGCGGAAGCCACCCTCCCGGGCCTGCAGGGGCTCATGTGGGAGGGCCCCGAGGAGGCCCTCACCCTCACGGAAAACCAGCAGCCCGCCCTCCTGGCGGTGGGCTATGCCGCCTACCGGGCCTTTTTGGAGGCCGGGGGGCGGGAACCCTTCCTGGCCGCCGGCCACTCCCTGGGGGAGTGGACGGCCCACGTGGCCGCGGGCACCCTGGAGCTGGAGGATGCCCTGAGGCTGGTGCGCCTCAGGGGCCGGTACATGCAGGAGGCCGTGCCCCCTGGCCAAGGGGCCATGGCCGCCATCCTGAAGCTTCCCCTCGAGGCCATCCAGGAAGCCCTGACCGGGCTAGAGGGGGTGGAGATCGCCAACCTCAATAGCCCCGAGCAGACGGTGATCTCCGGGCGCAAGGAGGCGGTGGAGGAGGCGGCGGAGAGGCTCAAGGCCAGGCGGGCCCGGGTGGTCTTCCTGCCGGTTTCCGCCCCCTTCCACTCCTCCCTGATGGCCCCCGCCCGGGAGCGCCTCGCCCGGGACCTGGCCCAGGTGCGCCTGCGGAAACCCCGTTTCCCCGTCTACGCCAACGTGACCGCCAGGCCCGAGGAGGACCCCGAGCGCATCCGGGACCTCTTGCTGCAACAGATCACGGCCCCGGTGCGCTGGGTGGAGATCCTGAGGGATATGGAACAAAGGGGGGTCCGGCGCTTCTTGGAGTTCGGGAGCGGGGAGGTGCTCAAAGGCCTTGTGGCCCGGACCCTGAAGGAGGCCCAGGCCTTCTCCGTGGGGGACCCGGAAGGGGTACGGAAGGCGTTGGAGGTGGAGGATGCGTAA
- a CDS encoding beta-ketoacyl-ACP synthase III: MTGGQAPGILALGAYVPERVMKNEEFEAYLDTSDEWIVTRTGIRERRIAAEDEYTSDLAFKAVEDLLRRHPGALEGVDGVIVATNTPDALFPDTAALVQARFGLQGFAYDLLAGCPGWLYALAQAHAMVAAGLARKVLVVGAEALSKILDWNDRATAVLFGDAGGAAVVGRVREGFGFRSFVLGADGTGAKELYHACVAPRLPDGTSMEKRLHMNGREVFKFAVRVMNTATLEAIEKAGLSPEDIKVFVPHQANLRIIDAARERLGLPWERVVVNVDRYGNTSTASIPLALKEAVDAGRIQEGDHVLLVSFGAGLTWAAAVLTWGGPDVRRPFPGPRLPAGGHGKGPL, translated from the coding sequence ATGACGGGAGGTCAGGCACCGGGCATCCTGGCCCTGGGGGCTTACGTCCCCGAAAGGGTCATGAAAAACGAGGAATTTGAGGCCTATCTGGACACCTCCGACGAGTGGATCGTGACCCGCACGGGCATCCGGGAGCGGCGCATCGCCGCCGAGGACGAGTACACCTCGGACCTGGCCTTCAAGGCGGTGGAGGACCTCCTCAGGCGGCACCCGGGGGCCCTGGAGGGGGTGGATGGGGTGATCGTGGCCACCAACACCCCCGATGCCCTTTTCCCCGACACCGCCGCCTTGGTCCAGGCCCGCTTTGGCCTCCAGGGCTTCGCCTACGACCTGTTGGCGGGCTGCCCGGGATGGCTTTACGCCTTGGCCCAGGCCCATGCCATGGTGGCGGCGGGCCTGGCCCGAAAGGTGCTGGTGGTGGGCGCCGAGGCGCTTTCCAAGATCCTGGACTGGAACGACCGGGCCACCGCGGTCCTCTTCGGGGACGCGGGGGGTGCGGCGGTGGTGGGAAGGGTGCGGGAAGGCTTCGGCTTCCGCTCCTTCGTGCTGGGGGCCGACGGCACCGGGGCCAAGGAGCTCTACCACGCCTGCGTGGCGCCCAGGCTTCCCGACGGCACCTCCATGGAGAAACGCCTTCACATGAACGGGCGGGAGGTCTTCAAGTTCGCGGTGCGGGTGATGAACACCGCCACCCTCGAGGCCATCGAGAAGGCCGGCCTCAGCCCTGAGGACATCAAGGTCTTTGTCCCCCACCAGGCGAACCTCAGGATCATCGACGCCGCCCGGGAACGCCTGGGCCTGCCCTGGGAGCGGGTGGTGGTGAACGTGGACCGCTACGGCAACACCTCCACCGCCTCCATCCCCCTGGCCCTCAAGGAGGCGGTGGACGCGGGGCGCATCCAAGAGGGGGACCACGTCCTCCTGGTCTCCTTCGGGGCCGGGCTCACCTGGGCCGCCGCGGTCCTCACCTGGGGGGGTCCTGATGTACGCCGCCCTTTTCCCGGGCCAAGGCTCCCAGCGGGTGGGCATGGGAAGGGCCCTCTATGA
- the rpmF gene encoding 50S ribosomal protein L32 produces MAKHPVPKKKTSKARRDARRSHHALTPPTLVPCPECKAMKPPHTVCPECGYYDGRKVLEV; encoded by the coding sequence ATGGCCAAGCACCCTGTACCCAAGAAGAAAACCTCTAAGGCGCGGCGCGATGCCCGTAGGAGCCACCACGCCCTGACTCCCCCGACCCTGGTTCCCTGCCCCGAGTGCAAGGCGATGAAGCCCCCGCACACCGTCTGCCCGGAGTGCGGCTACTACGACGGGCGCAAGGTGCTAGAAGTCTAG
- a CDS encoding DUF177 domain-containing protein produces MEYREVASINLARLLREGGTVRAAGVVQEAFRVGEERFPLAGEATWKVAVSAVGGDEYWLSGEVEGVALMECRRCLKPTPTPIHAHFQHLLRYQQGLSEVVFHEEAEEEYYAFGEPDLDLLPFLTEAFVTEMPYTVLCQEGCKGLCPVCGADRNLVDCGHEPEAHHPLLGLKDLLPEL; encoded by the coding sequence ATGGAATACCGCGAGGTGGCAAGCATCAACCTGGCCCGCCTCTTGCGGGAAGGAGGAACGGTCCGCGCCGCAGGCGTGGTGCAGGAAGCCTTTCGGGTAGGCGAGGAGCGCTTCCCCTTGGCGGGGGAAGCCACGTGGAAGGTGGCGGTCTCCGCCGTGGGCGGGGACGAGTACTGGCTTTCGGGCGAGGTGGAGGGGGTAGCCCTCATGGAGTGCCGCCGCTGCCTCAAGCCCACCCCTACCCCCATCCACGCCCACTTCCAGCACCTTCTCCGCTACCAGCAGGGCCTAAGCGAGGTGGTCTTCCACGAGGAGGCGGAGGAGGAGTACTACGCCTTCGGCGAGCCCGACCTGGACCTTCTGCCCTTCCTCACCGAGGCCTTTGTCACGGAGATGCCCTACACCGTCCTCTGCCAGGAGGGGTGCAAGGGCCTATGCCCCGTGTGTGGGGCGGACCGCAACCTGGTGGACTGCGGCCACGAGCCGGAGGCCCACCACCCCCTCCTGGGCCTTAAGGACCTCCTTCCCGAACTTTAG
- the rocF gene encoding arginase has translation MPPMDRVAILGVPMDLGAGRRGVDMGPSALRYARLAEELEALGLAVEDLGDVRVPVAETLRRKGRRLGGENYLEEIRQAALELKERLRSLPEGVFPIVLGGDHSLSMGSVSGVAREPLGVVWVDAHGDFNTPETSPSGNIHGMPLAVLCGLGHPRLTEVFRAVDPQRVVLVGVRSLDPGEKRLLREMGVTVYTMHEVDRLGVARIAEEVLQRLAGLPLHISLDADVLDPTLAPGVGTPVPGGLSYREAHLLMEILAQSGQVRSLDLVEVNPILDERNRTAEMMVGLALSLLGKRIL, from the coding sequence ATGCCCCCCATGGACCGGGTGGCCATCCTAGGGGTGCCCATGGACTTGGGTGCGGGGCGGCGTGGGGTGGACATGGGGCCTTCCGCCTTGCGCTACGCCCGCCTGGCGGAGGAGCTCGAGGCCCTGGGCTTGGCGGTGGAGGACCTGGGGGATGTGCGGGTCCCCGTGGCGGAGACCCTTAGGCGAAAGGGGCGACGCCTGGGCGGGGAGAACTACCTGGAGGAGATCCGCCAGGCCGCCCTCGAGCTTAAGGAGCGGCTCCGCTCCCTTCCCGAAGGGGTGTTTCCCATCGTCTTGGGCGGGGACCATTCCCTAAGCATGGGCTCGGTGAGCGGGGTGGCCCGGGAACCCCTGGGGGTGGTCTGGGTGGACGCCCATGGGGACTTCAACACCCCCGAGACCAGCCCCTCGGGCAACATCCACGGCATGCCCCTGGCGGTGCTCTGTGGGCTTGGGCACCCCCGCCTCACCGAGGTCTTCCGGGCGGTGGATCCCCAAAGGGTGGTCCTGGTGGGGGTAAGGAGCCTGGACCCAGGGGAGAAGCGGCTCCTTAGGGAGATGGGGGTTACCGTGTACACCATGCACGAGGTGGACCGTCTGGGGGTGGCCCGCATCGCCGAGGAGGTTTTGCAAAGGCTTGCTGGCCTGCCCCTGCACATCTCCCTGGACGCCGACGTTCTGGACCCCACCCTGGCCCCGGGGGTGGGGACCCCGGTGCCCGGGGGGCTTTCCTACCGGGAGGCGCACCTCCTCATGGAGATCCTGGCCCAGTCGGGCCAGGTGCGAAGCCTGGACCTGGTGGAGGTGAACCCCATCTTGGACGAGCGAAACCGCACCGCGGAGATGATGGTGGGGTTGGCCTTAAGCCTCCTGGGGAAACGGATCCTCTAA
- a CDS encoding DUF2939 domain-containing protein, with amino-acid sequence MKARWWLAVLLPLVLGGYLVLSPYFALRGLQVAIERRDAAALERYVDFPRVREALKADLHAAMVKELERNQENPFAALGVLLAGGLIQAVVDSLLTPEGLASVGTGKDPGEVGLEEVRRWRLKWQGLSRVFVHHRNDPQTGLLMERQGLGWRVVRLVLNP; translated from the coding sequence GTGAAAGCTCGCTGGTGGCTGGCGGTTCTCCTGCCCCTGGTCCTGGGGGGCTACCTGGTGCTTTCCCCTTACTTTGCCCTCCGGGGGCTCCAGGTGGCCATTGAGCGCCGGGATGCGGCGGCCCTGGAACGGTACGTGGACTTTCCCCGGGTTAGAGAAGCCCTCAAAGCGGATCTCCATGCCGCCATGGTCAAAGAGCTGGAAAGGAACCAGGAAAACCCCTTCGCGGCCTTAGGGGTGCTCTTGGCCGGGGGCTTGATCCAGGCCGTGGTGGACTCCCTGCTTACGCCAGAGGGTCTTGCCAGCGTGGGCACGGGGAAAGACCCCGGGGAGGTGGGTCTGGAGGAGGTGCGCCGGTGGCGGCTCAAATGGCAGGGGTTATCCCGGGTTTTTGTCCACCATAGGAACGACCCGCAAACCGGTTTGCTGATGGAGCGCCAGGGGCTAGGGTGGCGGGTGGTCCGGCTGGTCCTTAATCCCTAG